AAACCAACGAATATAGATTCAGCCGGAGCCGGAGAAGAGATCAGGTTCTTGAGTTCCTTGTAACGGAGAAACTTGTCCCGCCACTCCGGCAACGACTCTTGTATCTGTTCTTTAATCCTCTTTCCAAActtcatcaaaaaaatataaactcaaattcttattatattttattttggttaggGAGGAAACGAATAAGATAATGAGAttggaggaagaaggaagagggtagtatagagatatataaataGTGGTTGTGTAAAAGAATATGAAAGAGGATATGCTTAGCTTTGGCGTGACGATGTGTTGTGTGAATGTGGCATGTAATAAAGAGagatgaataaaaattaaaaggttatggatttattgtttgttgttgtttgatcatgtagaaaaaagaaaaaaaaaaaaaaaaagaagaagattaaaaatcCTTGGTATATTCGGTCTCtaaacttctttctctctttgagtattatgtttgaaatttgttgggttttttttttttaattttatttttgaccgGACCTTTTATGGTATGTTTGGTATATTACAtgtgttttgttgatttcatgctatctttttattttatttctcgaAGGTATAAACTATAGAATTTTAAGTTGATTCCTCGatcaactttttttattaatcctTTTAATTAATTGTTGAGAAATGCATGCTGTTGATGTGACTGTGAGAGAGTCGCGTACTCGAGAGACCGTCGTGCATAAAGACAGGAAGAAATTGCCGGGATGTTTTGTGAGATTAGAGGAGACGAAAGTGACCAAAATGACCTGGACCCGTGACCAGAACTCAGGGTTAAAACGGTAAATAATAAGATCTTCGTGGAGTTATAAAAAAGTCAATAGACGATGATAATTCAAAGATTCCAAGAGAATCAATCAAGCATccgttgttgtttggtttttgtagCAACGAAAAGGTTTGGTAGTACAATTCCCATTAAGATGGACTCGTTGTTTCAAGGCCCAAATACAAACAAATCCATCACTATATAAGTCCATaaaaaactaaactctaatgaaatatatataagcttCTATATTTGGGCCTTGAAACAATggaataataaaacaaaacattgaaaTTACAAGtattgaaatattataatatactaaatcgatggaatatattatatatataagcttcATTTATTTGGAGACAATGATATGCAAAAAACCATACGGAAATGCATGACAAAGTCCAGTCGTTCGTTAATTTTGAAAGAGTAAGAATATAACATTTGCTTTACCTTTTCTttcatcaataattttttttgcacaaaaaaaagaatgtagTCCAAcaaatagccaaaaaaaaactgaattaaatcttgtgtctaaaattttctaatagTCACATGATATCTCAGCTAAAAAGTTGCTAATATCAAAtttataggtaaaaaaaaatgcaaatttcaatatattcatgtaatatattttgcatttataaaacaatttgtaatatattattgtatttataaGAAATTCAGAAGAttaatataatgataaaaaatgatatatattttaaaatgattatataaatttcaaattagcGATATCAAACATTGATACAAAGCCCTAAACCCCTAAATCCGAAGCTCTTCTTTGTAACCGCAtccaaggtaaaaaaaattcccaTTGTATATGATTGGGCTTCAACAATGGATAgccaaaataattaaagtttgtCCAAAATCCAGTGCAAGGTGTagacattatttaaaaaaaaaaaataatttaaaaaaaatagattaaaaaaccATACTAAAATAACTTGGTTTTTCTTAATAGATCTGAAAACACTCCCATAAcctaatcaaaatattttcaatggttattttttgaaatttataaaatattaattttaattaatttattgtagAGAATACTTACTAATTTGATCAATTATGTAGTTTCCATTTTATTGATTTAGGCGCTATATATTtggagagaggaggaggaatcgataagaaaaaaagagactatAGGGAAAGACAAAATACattaaatgtttatttatttatttttaatatacaatcAAAACGAAAGTCGTGGTTTTTCGCTGGTCAAAGATTAGAAAAAGAATTCGAGAGGGAATGACAATTATACCCCTGACCACGCTCCTTGAGAAGTCAGACGAATAAGGGCATAATGATAATATTATGTGAGTCTTTTTCCTCCGgtcttaaattatttttaaggaGACGGCAAAGAGATAGATCGAAGACATACGTTGCTGCTGTCCCacgttgttcttcttcttcttctttcttttgtctacgtgttttactctctctctctctctgttgttTGACGACCACCGGAGAACAGAGTCACCGCACCAAATATTCATTTTGGCTTcttaaagatttgatttttattttcttcgttATTAATCAATTGAATCGAGAATAAAAACATCCCCCGGCGATCTCATCAGAAATGAGTAACGAGCTTCTCACCATCGATCCTGTCGACCTTCAGTTCccttgtaagcttttttttttcctaattctTTCAATCATTCGCGTATGTCTTATTTAGATCTAACTAATGTTTTCCTCAAATTACTCTTGTTTAATGGTTTTTGAATCGTTGTTGATGTATATTAGTTGAATTGAAGAAGCAGATCTCTTGTTCTCTCTATCTTGGTAACAAGACTGACAATTATGTCGCCTTCAAGGtgaattttcacttttttgAATTCCtctttttgcaaatttttctctttttatcttGAAGATATGTTTTTGGTGTGTATCTTAATGTTTTCAtgggtcaattttttttttcataaaaaaggTTAAGACGACGAATCCAAAGAAGTATTGCGTTAGGCCTAATACCGGTGTTGTTCATCCCAGATCCTCTTCTGAAGTCTTAggtttgtctctctctctctctctctctgtctcttcatTTCGTTATTGATCTCAATGGAAAACAATTGGCAGAAGATTAGGAATTTACTAGTTAGTTTTTGGGATCATGGGATTGATGGTTTTTTAACCGGTTTTTGTCTTTGTAAAATTAGTGACCATGCAAGCTCAAAAGGAAGCTCCTGCTGATATGCAGTGTAAAGACAAGTTCTTGCTTCAATGTGTAGTCGCTAGTCCCGGAGCCACCCCCAAGGATGTTACTCATGAGATGGTATTCATTCTCATTATTATTGTCTGAGCACTTTCTGATTTGGAATATATGATAGAAATATGTGGTTACTTATCGCTGTGTGTAATAATGAACATTGCAGTTTAGCAAAGAGGCAGGGCATCGAGTTGAGGAGACTAAATTGAAAGTTGTATATGTTGCTCCACCACGACCACCATCACCCGTTCGAGAAGGATCTGAAGAGGGCTCCTCACCTAGGGCTTCTGTCTCTGATAATGGCAATGCTTCTGACTTCACTGCTGTAAGTTTACATCTCTTCTTATTACTTATATAGctaattatgaaaaatagaaCCTTTAACTAAGAAGAGATATCGTAcatgtttcttttccttttctagtACTTGTGTTGATTTCTTTGCGTTATCCTCTTTAATTTTAGGCTCCAAGATTTAGCGCGGACAGGTTTGATGCTCAGGATAACTCATCTGAGGTAATTTAATAACCCATCTGATACACTTTCATGAAAACTGAGCTACCTTGGCTTGATAAGAATGCATGAGTTTTATACCATTACGCTACCTACATTAGTTTACCATTCAAACCTATGGAATTCTCTTTTTGCTTAAGTTCAGATCATTCCAGTTGTATTATACACTGCTTGACGTGAAATTCTCAAGACTTACTAGGCCAATTATCTTAATCTTCTTTCTGTTTATAAGTGAAATATTTACTTTGTTTGAACCTTTGACCAATGTGTTAGCAGTATTGAGGTCTGTGGTCTAGATGAATATGGTTTCCTCTGCTCTGCAGTTTTAGCTTTTTTTACTAATCAGTTTATGCATGCAATTGCATTAGTCTAACCTACTTCAATAGCTATATTAATTGACACAATTTTACCATTGAAGTTAGAAGACCTGAGTGGTCATTCTGTTACATGTAATTTTGACACCTATCGATTTGTTTGATATCAGGCAAGAGCACTCGTCACAAGACTAACCGAGGAAAAGAATTCTGCGCTTCAACTGAACAACAGGCTTCAACAAGAATTGGTAAGCAACTTTCACCGGATCCTTGTTGTATCCTTTGAAACTATTCCTCCCGATGGTTGTTTTAAGAATCAAAGGAAATATTTGTCTGCGATGGGTGATAATTGATAATTAGCAACATGACAAGCACTTTCATTACTAGCTTACATGGGTCTAGAGAAGTAGCCATGTTCTTGTTATATGAGTAGTTAGGTTTAAGCTCAATTAAGTCTACATACCATAAGCTTCTGCTTCTTGTTTGGCGAAACAAGAGCCTCTCTGAtaacaaaaagattcaaaattgcAGGATCAGTTGCAGCGGGAAAGCAAGAGAAGTCAGAGTGGGGGAATCCCATTAATGTACGTTCTTCTGGTCGGACTAATCGGTCTAATCATGGGATACATTATGAAGAGCACATGATCTTATCCGTTTCGAAAACCCCACAAGTCTCAAAGTGCTTAAACAGCATCgacatagaaagaaaaaattgtgtTGAGGAGGGAGGacacatcatcttctcttctgtCTTTATCGTCGTCTTCACATGAAAAATCTCAACTTAGAACGTTTAGAGGATTTTATTTGCGTTTTCGTTAAAGACTTAGAATTTTTTACACATGCGCCTTTTGTTTACCTCTTTTTTCTACTCAAAGactcttgtttgtttgtttctcttctctccaCTAACTCCTTTCTCTATCTTAGTCACATCTTTGTAAtgttttccttaaaacaaataaataaatgttactCTGTTTACGACCAAGGAAACAGCGCACTTGTGTGATTCCATAAGCACATAAGAACAgcaccaaacacacacacaaaaaaacagtcTAAACAAGATGGGCTCTTGAACAGGAGACATAACGGCCACGTTGACACACACAGTCTGGTATACGATGAATCCTCTCACTGCATTTATAATCGACAAAACTCTTTTCCTGTTTGCTTCTCTGAATATAAGTGGTGTTTGTGAAGGCGTAAGTGTTTGGTTGATATCTGCAGATTCTCTATCTATCGCCTCAACAAACAAGCATGAAACACATTCCTTCCCCTCAGAGCCATGGATTATGTAGTGGTCAGAATTCAAGATTTCGGATAAATGGGTCATTGCAGCACTGATCCTAACCAAAGCGAAATAGATGGCTGGCTCCTACATTATATCATAGTATCATAACCAGGCAAAGGAAATAACAACAAACGCattatatcttaattataaatttCCTTATGAAGTCTAATCTGACCGTTGTGAATTTGAAGATTTCCTATTTTCTTTTGAAcctctaaaattatttttgcttTATTTATAAATGAGAGAACTGTGTCTCTCTGATGTTAGTTAACGTTTCTTCCCTTCTTCCAGTTCAttcttcaaaaccctaaaccatgtTAGAGTACGTACGATAATGTCATAATGATGATGAAGTAGTAGTTCGTTGTCTTCTCCGGTTAAGCCGATGATGATCAGATCCGGATCGATTTCTGCTATGATCTCAGAGAGGTTCTTAGTAGCTGCTGCTAAGTCGTCGTCCTAATATATTGGATCGTCGGGAGTGAAGAAGATCCGGTGGCAAAGACTTATATCAAAACGATCATCGATGGCGTTGTGGAAACTCGCAACAGAGAAAAACTCATCCATC
The Camelina sativa cultivar DH55 chromosome 6, Cs, whole genome shotgun sequence genome window above contains:
- the LOC104793470 gene encoding vesicle-associated protein 1-2 codes for the protein MSNELLTIDPVDLQFPFELKKQISCSLYLGNKTDNYVAFKVKTTNPKKYCVRPNTGVVHPRSSSEVLVTMQAQKEAPADMQCKDKFLLQCVVASPGATPKDVTHEMFSKEAGHRVEETKLKVVYVAPPRPPSPVREGSEEGSSPRASVSDNGNASDFTAAPRFSADRFDAQDNSSEARALVTRLTEEKNSALQLNNRLQQELDQLQRESKRSQSGGIPLMYVLLVGLIGLIMGYIMKST